The Lentimicrobiaceae bacterium genome includes the window TGCTACACTCTGCCACTGTATCAAAGTTCAGGAATTGGAATAAATATATTACCGGAGTTACAGACTCAATTACCGGAATCTCGGGCATTGCGCTTGAAGTGGTTGACGGAGGAATAATGGATCAAATCACGATTAGCAATATTTCGATGACGGGAATTCAAACGCCTATTTTTATGCGGCTTGGAAGCCGAAAAAATCCTACTGGATCATTGAAAAATATACTAATCTGCAACATTTTGGCCACATCGCAAAGTCAAATATCCAGTTGTATCAGTGGAGTCCCCGGGTTTTACATCGAGAATGTGATCGTTAAGGATGTAATTTTTACCTGTAAGGGTACCGGAACTATGGTTGAATCGACTGCAGCAGTTCCCGAAGTTGAAAAATTATATCCTGAAAATAGGATGTTTGGATATAGCCTGCCCGCTTATGGGTTATACGTCAGGCATGTAAAAAACATGGGTTTCGAAAATTTCCGTTTTAACCTGCTTGCACCGGATGCACGTCCTGCAATACTTTTAGATGACTGCCACAATATCAGGATTAATAATTTTTCCGTTGACCAACCGTCAAACGATCAACCACTTTTACGCCTGATACAGTCAACGAATGTTTTCATATCCGGATATCAGTCAATTACTCCAATTTCGAAATTTCTGAGAATTGAAGGAGATAAATCATCTGATATAAAGTTATCAGGAAATGATTTTTCCGGGATTAAAAATGTTCTTGAACTTAGTAGTGAATGTGAACCTGCCGTAGTTAAACAATTGTCCAATTTCCAACATGACTAAGAACATTAAGGATAAACTTGAGTAAATTAAATATCTGGGAATATGAAAACTTATTTAGATAGAAAATTAAAAAGCATTTTACCAACTTGCCTGATTGGAATAAAATGCTTGATTACTGTAAGTTTAGTTGTTGCCTGTTCACAGGGCAATCAGGAAACAAAAGATCTTGATTACACACAATTTGTTGATCCTTTTGTTGGCACAGCCGAGTTCGGTCATTGTTTTCCCGGAGCATGCGTTCCATTTGGATTAATCCAGGCAGGTCCTGAAACTGGGAATTGCAACTGGAAGTATTGTGGCGGCTATCAGTTTAATGATTCCCTTATTAATGGTTTTTCACAAACGCGAATAAACGGCACTGGGGGTATTGATCTTGGAGATCTTCTAATTCAACCATTTACGGGCAACTCTAACAGCGAAGGGTTCAAAAGCAGGTTTGATAAAAGTGCCGAACAGGCCAGACCGGGTTATTATTCAGTTCTATTAAGCGATTATGGTGTAAAAGCCGAGATTACTGTAACCAGCCATGTGGCCGTGCATCGTTACAGTTATCCTGAAGGAAAAACGGCCAGGTTGATGATTGATTTTCAAAGCGCCCTATCAAATAGCAACGACCAGCTTAAAGACCATGTTTTGGACGCTGAAGTTAACTTTGAAGATGAAACGACCATAAGTGGTTTTAGCCGAACAAGAGTATGGCTCGAACGAACCTATTATTACGAGATCAAATTCAGTAAACCGTTTACTAAAAAAGCCTTGCTGCCCAAAAGTGATGAACGTGAAAAAGCCCCCCGGTATGTGCTGGACTTTGATTTGAAACCTGATGAACAATTGATGGTGAAAATATCCATGTCTTCAACAAGTGTTAATGGAGCCAAAGCTAACCTAATCACTGAGTTAAATGATTGGGATTTCGACCAAACTTACCAGAAAGCAAAAGCCACCTGGAACACCTACTTGTCACGGGTTGATATAG containing:
- a CDS encoding glycosyl hydrolase family 28 protein, with product MKTYLLLLIYIIGLNAFGKDVNILDYGVVPDGKTTTTKAIQQAIDQCSSSGGGTLYFPAGVYMSGTIFLKDNVTINLDKAAVLKGIASDSAYPLTASGKKGFIRIDYASNVTIMGEGTIDGSGSNSIFQKGDNGDLRPFLLECLGSRNVVIKDVHLQNSAFWALHIFDSDNVRVDGVKIYNHSNWNNDGIDVDSRNVIISNCTIDCDDDALCFKSEGKKICENVVVSNCILASNCNLIKFGTGSVHGFQNISISNCVLHSATVSKFRNWNKYITGVTDSITGISGIALEVVDGGIMDQITISNISMTGIQTPIFMRLGSRKNPTGSLKNILICNILATSQSQISSCISGVPGFYIENVIVKDVIFTCKGTGTMVESTAAVPEVEKLYPENRMFGYSLPAYGLYVRHVKNMGFENFRFNLLAPDARPAILLDDCHNIRINNFSVDQPSNDQPLLRLIQSTNVFISGYQSITPISKFLRIEGDKSSDIKLSGNDFSGIKNVLELSSECEPAVVKQLSNFQHD